The Symphalangus syndactylus isolate Jambi chromosome 11, NHGRI_mSymSyn1-v2.1_pri, whole genome shotgun sequence genome contains a region encoding:
- the LOC134731844 gene encoding collagen, type I, alpha 1b-like, giving the protein MLCPGKPGERWARALGTRGRERASLPARRPVRAQPAGSVSQRGGGGKAGSRWDHFNCGSAAGARTRDSARSRRSARPVPAGGGASCGAALVSGTPAPGCSPGTAATPALREEAGRLGHGAVGLRGAAHAPPSRRLRFFRSCWACAAFLRREETLPSQLCDIRLHSRADVSRYKAWLPAEGWKRSGRCLKKIC; this is encoded by the exons ATGCTTTGCCCAGGGAAGCCGGGAGAACGATGGGCGCGAGCTTTGGGGACGCGAGGGAGGGAGCGAGCGAGCCTGCCGGCTAGGCGACCAGTCCGGGCCCAGCCAGCCGGCTCAGTCAGTCAACGCGGCGGCGGGGGCAAGGCTGGGTCCCGCTGGGACCATTTTAACTGCGGATCCGCCGCCGGCGCGCGCACCCGCGACTCTGCTCGGAGCCGCAGGAGCGCGCGGCCCGTTCCGGCAGGGGGCGGAGCCAGTTGCGGTGCCGCGCTCGTGTCAGGGACGCCGGCGCCCGGCTGCTCACCCGGGACGGCCGCCACACCGGCACTACGGGAAGAAGCCGGCCGGCTAGGGCACGGAGCTGTGGGCTTGCGGGGTGCGGCGCACGCCCCTCCCTCCCGCCGCCTAAGGTTTTTCCGAAGCTGCTGGGCGTGCGCCGCGTTTCTGAGGCGGGAGGAGACACTTCCGAGCCAGCTGTGTGACATCCGTTTACACAGCCGCGCTGACGTCTCGAGGT ATAAAGCTTGGTTACCTGCTGAAGGATGGAAGAGAAGTGGcaggtgtttaaaaaaaatctgctaa